A single genomic interval of Sinorhizobium garamanticum harbors:
- the cimA gene encoding citramalate synthase: MTRERIYLFDTTLRDGQQTPGIDFSVEDKIAIATMLDEFGMDYVEGGYPGANPTDTEFFKRTRTQKASFVAFGMTKRAGVSASNDPGLRALLDAKSDAICLVAKSWDYHVDVALGCSNEENLDNIRASVEAVVASGREAMVDCEHFFDGYKANPAYALACARTALEAGARWVVLCDTNGGTQPPEVREIVGAVIAGGVPGANLGIHSHNDTGQAVANSLAAVEAGVRQIQGTLNGIGERCGNANLVTLIATLALKETYSSRFETGVDSEKLQELTTLAHAFDELLNRSPDPQAPYVGASAFATKAGIHASALLKDPKTYEHVAPESVGNLRRVMVSDQGGKANFINALKRRGISVAKDDPRLDKLIAIVKEREATGYAYEGADASFALLASRILGTVPDFFHVESFRVMVERRFDANGNLKTVSEAVVKVVVDGEVMMSVAEGHGPVNALDLALRKDLGKYQSEIADLELADYKVRILNGGTEAVTRVLIESTDRTGARWWTVGVSDNIIDASFQALMDSIVYKLLKNRDRIGLIAAE; the protein is encoded by the coding sequence ATGACCAGGGAACGCATCTATCTCTTCGACACCACGCTTCGGGACGGGCAGCAGACGCCCGGCATCGATTTTTCGGTCGAGGACAAGATTGCGATTGCGACCATGCTCGACGAATTCGGCATGGACTATGTCGAAGGCGGCTACCCGGGTGCCAACCCGACGGACACGGAGTTCTTCAAGCGGACGCGCACGCAGAAGGCATCATTCGTGGCGTTCGGCATGACCAAGCGTGCCGGCGTCTCTGCCTCCAACGACCCGGGTCTGCGCGCCTTGCTCGATGCCAAGAGCGATGCGATCTGTCTCGTCGCCAAGAGCTGGGACTATCATGTCGACGTAGCGCTCGGCTGCTCGAACGAGGAGAACCTCGACAATATCCGCGCCTCGGTCGAGGCCGTTGTCGCCTCCGGCCGCGAGGCCATGGTCGATTGCGAGCATTTCTTCGACGGCTACAAGGCAAACCCGGCCTATGCGCTTGCCTGTGCGCGAACGGCACTTGAGGCAGGAGCGCGCTGGGTCGTGCTGTGCGATACCAATGGCGGCACGCAGCCGCCGGAGGTGCGGGAGATCGTTGGCGCCGTGATCGCCGGAGGCGTGCCCGGCGCCAATCTCGGCATCCATTCCCACAATGACACCGGCCAGGCGGTGGCGAATTCGCTTGCCGCGGTGGAGGCCGGTGTCCGCCAGATCCAGGGAACGCTGAACGGAATCGGCGAACGCTGCGGCAATGCCAATCTCGTGACCCTGATTGCGACGCTGGCACTGAAGGAAACTTATTCGAGTCGCTTCGAAACCGGGGTCGATTCGGAAAAACTGCAGGAATTGACGACGCTCGCCCATGCATTCGACGAGCTTTTGAACCGCTCGCCGGATCCGCAGGCGCCCTATGTCGGCGCATCGGCCTTTGCGACCAAGGCAGGGATCCACGCTTCAGCCCTGTTGAAGGACCCCAAAACCTACGAGCATGTCGCGCCCGAAAGCGTCGGCAATCTGCGCAGGGTCATGGTCTCGGACCAGGGCGGCAAGGCAAATTTCATCAATGCACTCAAGCGGCGCGGCATCAGCGTCGCCAAGGACGACCCGAGGCTCGACAAGCTGATCGCTATCGTCAAGGAGCGTGAGGCCACCGGCTATGCTTACGAGGGTGCGGATGCGAGTTTTGCCTTGCTCGCAAGCCGCATCCTCGGGACCGTCCCCGATTTCTTCCACGTCGAGAGCTTCCGCGTGATGGTCGAACGGCGTTTCGATGCGAACGGCAACTTGAAGACCGTCTCGGAAGCGGTGGTCAAGGTCGTCGTCGATGGGGAAGTCATGATGTCCGTTGCCGAAGGCCACGGTCCGGTCAATGCGCTCGACCTTGCGTTACGCAAGGACCTCGGCAAATACCAGTCGGAGATCGCCGATCTCGAGCTTGCCGACTACAAGGTGCGCATCCTCAACGGCGGTACCGAGGCGGTCACGCGCGTCCTGATCGAATCGACCGACCGCACCGGTGCGCGCTGGTGGACGGTCGGCGTTTCCGACAACATCATCGACGCGTCCTTCCAGGCGCTTATGGATAGTATCGTCTACAAGCTGCTTAAGAACCGCGATCGGATCGGCTTGATTGCGGCGGAGTAG
- the pip gene encoding prolyl aminopeptidase — MSVPLRTLYPEIEPYASGRLDVGHGHVIYWERVGTPGAKPAVFLHGGPGGTISPNHRRLFNPALYDVTLFDQRGCGKSTPHAEIEANTTWHLVADIERLRELAGVEKWLVFGGSWGSTLALAYAETHPDRVSELVVRGIYTLTKAELDWYYQFGVSEMFPDKWERFVAPIPPEERHEMMLAYHRRLTSGDRATRLAAAKAWSIWEGETITLLPEPETSGKFEDEEFAHAFARIENHFFVNAGWLEEGQLLRDAHKLHGISGLIVHGRYDMPCPAKYAWQLHKAWPEAEFHLIEGAGHAYSEPGILDRLIRATDKFAGKTE, encoded by the coding sequence GTGAGCGTTCCATTGCGTACCCTTTATCCGGAAATCGAACCCTATGCCTCCGGGCGCCTCGACGTGGGCCACGGCCACGTGATTTATTGGGAGCGCGTGGGGACGCCCGGGGCAAAGCCGGCGGTCTTCCTGCATGGCGGACCCGGCGGCACGATCTCGCCGAACCACCGTCGCCTTTTCAACCCAGCACTTTACGACGTCACGCTGTTCGATCAGCGCGGCTGCGGCAAGTCCACGCCACACGCGGAGATCGAGGCGAATACGACGTGGCATCTCGTTGCCGATATCGAACGCTTGCGTGAGTTGGCCGGCGTTGAAAAATGGCTGGTTTTTGGCGGCTCCTGGGGCTCGACGCTGGCGCTTGCCTATGCCGAGACCCACCCGGACCGTGTTTCCGAACTCGTCGTCCGGGGCATCTATACGCTGACCAAGGCCGAACTCGACTGGTACTATCAGTTCGGCGTCTCGGAAATGTTCCCGGACAAGTGGGAACGCTTCGTCGCCCCAATACCGCCGGAAGAACGCCACGAGATGATGCTCGCCTATCATCGCCGGCTGACGAGCGGGGACCGCGCGACCCGGCTTGCCGCCGCCAAAGCCTGGAGCATCTGGGAGGGCGAGACGATTACGCTGCTACCGGAACCGGAGACGAGCGGGAAGTTCGAGGATGAGGAATTCGCCCACGCCTTTGCCCGGATCGAAAACCATTTCTTCGTCAATGCCGGCTGGCTGGAGGAGGGGCAGTTGCTGCGCGACGCGCACAAGCTTCACGGCATTTCGGGCTTGATCGTGCATGGCCGCTACGACATGCCGTGCCCGGCCAAATATGCCTGGCAGTTGCACAAGGCCTGGCCGGAGGCGGAATTCCATCTGATCGAGGGAGCGGGACATGCCTATTCGGAGCCGGGCATTCTCGACCGCCTGATCCGAGCGACGGACAAATTTGCAGGCAAGACGGAATAG
- a CDS encoding GFA family protein: MIRRIFTGGCQCGAVRYRAEGTLDDPHLCHCRMCQKAAGNYFMPLANIKRDDFLITRGQPSWFQSSDLVRRGFCRDCGTPLFYDMPGEDFLNIALGSLDDPDDVQPIYQSGIESRVLWFSHLPRLPEKETDDRSEASAARHLVVLESNRQHPDYDTVHWPPKEDLL, translated from the coding sequence ATGATCAGACGAATCTTTACCGGCGGCTGCCAGTGCGGGGCGGTGCGATATCGGGCCGAGGGCACGCTCGACGATCCGCATCTTTGCCATTGCCGCATGTGCCAGAAGGCAGCGGGCAACTACTTCATGCCGCTCGCCAACATCAAGCGGGACGATTTTCTGATCACCCGCGGACAGCCGTCCTGGTTCCAGTCGTCGGATCTCGTCCGGCGCGGCTTCTGCCGCGATTGCGGCACGCCGCTCTTCTACGACATGCCGGGCGAGGATTTTTTGAACATCGCACTTGGCTCACTCGACGATCCGGACGACGTGCAGCCGATCTATCAGTCCGGAATCGAGTCGCGTGTGTTGTGGTTTTCTCATCTGCCGCGTCTTCCTGAAAAGGAGACCGACGACCGCAGCGAAGCATCGGCCGCGCGTCACCTGGTTGTGCTGGAATCGAACCGCCAGCATCCCGACTACGACACCGTGCATTGGCCACCCAAGGAAGACCTGTTGTGA
- a CDS encoding GFA family protein — protein MTDAVRTGGCQCGAVRFRIHGKLGRPSICHCRMCQKQFGSFFSALVTAPKEGVEWTRDEPSYFQSSVNIDRGFCPKCGTPLTYRHPGGLEIAIGAFDDRSDLAPKIQVNYASRLPWVETIFEQPVHEDPDYYARQEQIISFQHPDHETDQWPAGGAWK, from the coding sequence ATGACCGATGCTGTACGAACAGGAGGATGCCAATGCGGAGCCGTGCGCTTTCGCATCCATGGAAAGCTTGGCCGACCGTCGATCTGCCACTGCCGCATGTGTCAGAAGCAGTTCGGATCGTTCTTTTCGGCTCTCGTTACGGCCCCGAAGGAGGGGGTCGAATGGACCCGCGACGAACCGAGCTACTTCCAGTCTTCCGTCAATATCGATCGCGGCTTCTGCCCGAAATGCGGCACGCCGCTGACCTATCGGCATCCGGGCGGCCTCGAAATCGCGATCGGCGCCTTTGATGACCGTTCCGACCTCGCTCCGAAAATCCAGGTCAATTACGCCTCAAGGCTGCCCTGGGTCGAAACGATTTTCGAGCAGCCGGTGCACGAAGACCCGGACTATTACGCCCGGCAGGAACAGATCATCTCCTTCCAGCACCCCGACCATGAGACGGATCAGTGGCCGGCGGGAGGGGCTTGGAAGTGA
- a CDS encoding GFA family protein has protein sequence MTDEIHTGGCQCGAIRFCVEGELGDASVCHCRMCQKASGNFYLPLVSVRGAKVTWTRGERRRFQSSNAVWRGFCGDCGTPLTYEAPDGMALAIAAFDRPQGIVPTIQWGIEAKLPYVDRVHELPGEETMADVAADSFLADLVSYQHPDHDTETWPPEAKR, from the coding sequence ATGACGGACGAAATCCATACTGGCGGATGCCAATGTGGCGCCATCCGCTTTTGCGTCGAGGGAGAGCTCGGCGACGCCTCGGTTTGCCATTGCCGCATGTGCCAGAAGGCGAGCGGAAACTTCTATCTGCCGCTCGTCTCCGTGCGCGGAGCGAAGGTCACATGGACGCGCGGCGAGCGCAGGCGCTTCCAGTCGTCGAACGCCGTCTGGCGCGGTTTCTGCGGTGATTGCGGCACGCCGCTGACCTATGAGGCGCCGGATGGCATGGCACTGGCGATCGCAGCCTTCGACAGGCCTCAAGGCATCGTACCGACGATCCAGTGGGGCATCGAGGCAAAGCTGCCCTATGTCGACCGGGTGCACGAACTGCCGGGCGAAGAGACCATGGCCGATGTGGCGGCGGACTCTTTTCTCGCTGATCTCGTTTCCTATCAGCACCCCGATCACGACACCGAAACCTGGCCACCGGAGGCAAAGCGATGA
- the cysS gene encoding cysteine--tRNA ligase, translated as MGAMPTLKLYNTLTREKADFRPIDPKNVRMYVCGPTVYDYAHIGNARPNIVFDVLFRLLRHVYGANHVTYARNITDVDDKINARALRDYPGLPLNEAIRRVTEKTLTQFLEDVATLGCLDPDLQPRATENIAQMIEIIEKLIAKGHAYQAAGEVLFDTKSMADYGQLSKRNLDEQQAGARIAVDAHKKNPGDFVLWKLSEDDEPGWESPWGRGRPGWHIECSAMSGRYLGEVFDIHGGGLDLIFPHHENEIAQSRCAHGTEVMANVWMHNGFLQVEGRKMSKSEGNFVTIYELLHTEKFGGRKWPGEVLRLAMLMTHYREPIDFSIKRLEEAEHLLSKWPVPGEAVGEPDPAIVAALADDLNTVAAVQALHALAQKASVDSRQAGVFAASAALLGVAPKEIELDEAVVHEIDERVRARLELIKAKNFAEADSIRDDLQARGIQLKDGKDPETGERVTTWEVKRSQA; from the coding sequence ATGGGCGCAATGCCGACGTTGAAGCTGTACAACACACTGACGCGGGAGAAGGCCGATTTCCGGCCCATCGATCCGAAGAACGTCCGTATGTATGTCTGCGGCCCCACGGTTTACGACTATGCCCATATCGGCAACGCGCGTCCGAACATCGTCTTCGACGTTCTTTTTCGGTTGCTGCGCCATGTCTACGGCGCGAACCATGTCACCTATGCCCGCAACATCACCGACGTCGACGACAAGATCAACGCACGGGCGCTGCGCGATTATCCGGGACTGCCGCTGAATGAGGCGATCCGGCGCGTCACCGAGAAAACCTTGACGCAGTTTCTCGAAGATGTCGCGACGCTCGGCTGCCTCGATCCTGACCTGCAGCCGCGCGCAACCGAGAACATCGCCCAGATGATCGAGATCATCGAGAAGCTCATTGCGAAGGGACATGCCTATCAAGCTGCCGGGGAAGTGCTGTTCGACACGAAGTCGATGGCCGACTATGGCCAGCTTTCGAAACGCAACCTCGACGAACAGCAGGCCGGTGCCCGCATCGCGGTCGATGCCCACAAGAAAAACCCCGGCGATTTCGTGCTCTGGAAGCTTTCCGAGGACGACGAGCCTGGCTGGGAGAGCCCCTGGGGACGCGGTCGCCCCGGCTGGCACATCGAATGCTCGGCCATGAGCGGACGTTATCTCGGCGAAGTGTTCGACATTCATGGAGGCGGGCTGGATCTGATATTCCCGCATCATGAAAACGAAATCGCCCAGTCGCGTTGCGCCCATGGTACCGAGGTGATGGCGAACGTCTGGATGCACAATGGCTTCCTGCAGGTCGAGGGCCGCAAGATGTCGAAGTCCGAGGGCAATTTCGTCACGATCTACGAACTCCTCCACACCGAGAAATTCGGCGGGCGCAAGTGGCCGGGCGAGGTCTTGCGGCTTGCAATGCTGATGACTCACTATCGCGAGCCGATCGACTTCTCCATCAAGCGGCTTGAGGAGGCCGAGCACCTGCTGTCAAAATGGCCTGTGCCCGGAGAGGCAGTCGGCGAGCCGGATCCTGCAATCGTCGCAGCGCTTGCGGATGACCTCAACACCGTCGCCGCGGTTCAGGCACTGCATGCGCTTGCCCAGAAGGCATCCGTCGATTCGCGTCAGGCGGGCGTTTTCGCTGCAAGTGCAGCTCTGCTTGGCGTTGCGCCGAAGGAAATCGAACTCGACGAGGCAGTCGTGCATGAAATCGACGAGCGCGTGCGTGCCCGTCTCGAACTCATCAAGGCGAAGAACTTCGCTGAAGCGGACAGCATTCGTGACGATCTTCAGGCGCGAGGAATCCAACTCAAGGACGGCAAGGACCCGGAAACCGGCGAACGGGTGACGACCTGGGAAGTCAAACGGTCGCAGGCATGA
- a CDS encoding SOS response-associated peptidase → MCGRFALTATPKELMELFGLLEAEDFPARYNIAPTQPIIVVVASDRAKPGSNLPERKAMLVRWGFTPGWVKDPRKFPLLINARSESAIGKAAFRAAMRHRRILVPASGFYEWHRPAKDSGEASQAYWVRPKRGGIVAFAGLMETWSSADGSEVDTAAILTTGANKVIRHIHDRMPVVIQPEDFARWLDCRTQEPREVADLMTPAPDDYFEAIAVSDRVNKVANTGPELQEEVVPVRSPEAASRNRADDRNGDDRQMSLF, encoded by the coding sequence ATGTGCGGACGATTTGCGCTGACAGCGACGCCGAAAGAACTGATGGAACTGTTTGGCCTGCTGGAGGCGGAAGACTTCCCGGCGCGCTACAACATCGCGCCAACGCAGCCGATCATCGTGGTCGTCGCCTCGGATCGCGCGAAGCCGGGCAGCAACCTGCCGGAGCGCAAAGCTATGCTTGTCCGCTGGGGCTTCACACCCGGCTGGGTGAAGGATCCACGCAAGTTCCCGCTGCTCATTAATGCCCGTTCAGAATCGGCGATCGGAAAGGCGGCCTTCCGCGCGGCGATGCGGCATCGCCGCATTCTGGTGCCGGCTTCCGGCTTCTATGAGTGGCACCGCCCGGCAAAAGACAGCGGCGAAGCTTCCCAGGCCTACTGGGTCCGCCCGAAGAGGGGTGGGATCGTCGCTTTTGCCGGCCTCATGGAGACGTGGTCTTCGGCAGACGGCTCGGAGGTCGATACGGCAGCGATCCTCACCACGGGTGCAAACAAGGTGATTCGGCATATCCATGATCGCATGCCGGTCGTCATCCAGCCGGAAGACTTTGCCCGCTGGCTGGATTGCAGGACCCAGGAACCGCGCGAAGTTGCCGATCTCATGACGCCGGCTCCGGACGACTATTTCGAGGCAATCGCTGTATCGGACAGGGTCAACAAGGTCGCCAATACCGGACCAGAACTCCAGGAAGAAGTCGTTCCTGTCAGGTCGCCGGAAGCGGCAAGTCGGAACCGCGCCGACGACCGGAACGGCGACGACAGGCAGATGTCCCTGTTTTAG
- a CDS encoding NUDIX hydrolase, producing the protein MRKQPQLASSAILERDGRYLLVRRANPPSADMYAFPGGRAEPGETPADTALRELAEETGISGRDPVLFETYDLPGKESEGRHFLLSVFRVQADTDAVAIANDDAAGVGWFTPEEIYELPIPESVRQCVERLSGLRPKLPRSDVCHKTDADSDLMGS; encoded by the coding sequence ATGCGAAAGCAGCCCCAACTCGCCTCCTCCGCCATCCTCGAACGGGACGGGCGCTATCTCCTCGTCCGGCGCGCCAACCCGCCGTCGGCCGACATGTACGCCTTTCCCGGCGGCCGGGCAGAGCCGGGCGAGACGCCGGCGGACACTGCGCTGCGCGAACTTGCCGAGGAGACCGGCATCAGCGGCCGCGACCCGGTGCTCTTCGAAACCTACGATCTGCCAGGAAAGGAATCGGAGGGGCGGCATTTCCTGCTTTCGGTTTTCAGGGTCCAGGCGGATACCGACGCCGTCGCGATCGCCAACGATGACGCCGCAGGCGTCGGCTGGTTTACACCTGAGGAGATCTACGAATTGCCGATTCCCGAGAGCGTTCGCCAATGCGTGGAAAGACTGTCGGGGCTCCGGCCAAAGCTTCCTAGAAGTGACGTTTGCCATAAAACCGACGCTGATTCGGATTTGATGGGATCATGA
- a CDS encoding TIGR02301 family protein, translating to MINTPPIVRLALTGALLVFAVGAAAQQEETPQPDKAAPPVTGENATPYDQRLIRLAEILGSVHYLRNLCLKAEEDTWRRSTQELIDKETGDEPKRRERLTAAFNRGYRTFASVYTTCTEPATLAEQRYRAEGATLASEIVARFGN from the coding sequence ATGATCAACACCCCGCCCATTGTCCGGCTTGCCTTGACTGGCGCCCTTCTCGTATTCGCTGTCGGCGCCGCGGCTCAGCAAGAAGAGACGCCACAACCGGACAAGGCGGCGCCTCCTGTGACTGGGGAAAACGCGACGCCCTACGACCAGCGACTGATTCGCCTCGCCGAAATTCTCGGATCGGTCCATTATCTGCGCAATCTCTGCCTCAAGGCCGAGGAAGACACGTGGCGTCGTTCGACACAGGAATTGATCGACAAGGAGACGGGCGACGAACCGAAGCGGCGCGAGCGTCTGACCGCCGCTTTCAACCGTGGGTATCGAACCTTCGCGTCCGTCTACACGACTTGCACCGAACCCGCCACGCTCGCCGAGCAGCGCTACCGTGCCGAAGGTGCAACACTTGCGTCAGAAATCGTCGCCCGCTTTGGAAATTAG
- a CDS encoding YgfZ/GcvT domain-containing protein produces MSKVCLDDRAVVSVSGKDAEDLLQSLITTDIGGLGADEARPGALLTPQGKILFDFLISRDGEALRLETTSDQAEPLLKRLSMYKLRSAVDLSLRSPAPVTAVFGEEPPAGSYRDQRFEKAGLSVFRLYREMEGADATVADLEQLRIAGGIAVSGADFALQDAFPHDVLMDLNGGLSFRKGCYVGQEVISRMQHRATARRRVVIATGEAPLPPTGANVSVNGRSIGTLGTVRDKAALAIVRIDKAGEAIAKGDTILAGDVPVTLTLPGWTGLSFPTEADEASA; encoded by the coding sequence ATGTCAAAGGTTTGCCTCGATGACCGCGCGGTCGTCAGCGTTTCCGGCAAGGACGCCGAAGATCTTCTGCAAAGCCTGATCACCACCGACATTGGCGGGCTCGGCGCCGACGAAGCACGCCCTGGCGCCTTGCTGACGCCGCAGGGCAAGATCCTGTTCGACTTTCTGATTTCCCGGGATGGCGAAGCGCTGAGGCTGGAGACAACAAGTGACCAGGCCGAGCCGCTGCTGAAGCGGCTGAGCATGTATAAACTGCGCTCTGCCGTCGACCTCTCGTTGCGGTCGCCCGCGCCGGTCACGGCCGTGTTCGGCGAAGAGCCGCCGGCGGGGAGCTATCGCGACCAGCGATTTGAAAAGGCCGGGCTTTCCGTTTTCCGTCTTTATCGCGAAATGGAGGGCGCGGACGCGACCGTGGCCGATCTCGAGCAGTTGAGGATCGCGGGCGGCATTGCCGTTTCCGGGGCCGATTTCGCCTTGCAGGATGCCTTTCCGCACGATGTGTTGATGGACCTCAATGGCGGGCTCTCCTTCAGGAAGGGCTGCTATGTCGGCCAGGAGGTCATTTCCCGCATGCAGCACCGAGCCACGGCCCGCCGCCGTGTTGTGATCGCTACCGGCGAAGCGCCGCTGCCGCCGACGGGTGCGAACGTCTCCGTCAATGGCCGATCGATTGGCACGCTCGGCACCGTACGGGATAAGGCGGCTCTCGCCATCGTCCGGATCGACAAGGCCGGCGAAGCGATCGCCAAGGGGGACACCATTCTTGCGGGCGACGTGCCGGTGACGTTGACCTTGCCCGGCTGGACCGGCCTTTCGTTCCCGACCGAGGCGGACGAGGCAAGCGCATGA
- a CDS encoding HD family hydrolase, with protein MMNARAWQRMLSGRRLDLLDPSPLDVELSDIAHGLARVARWNGQTSGDHAFSVAQHSLIVEDIFRRTNRCNTDECLMALLHDAPEYVIGDMISPFKAVVGGGYKSVEKRLESAIHLRFGLPPHTPKELKERIKKADRIAAYFEATELAGFSAEEARKFFGQPRGITRETLLIDPLPAVEAQRLFAERFNSLEGERTMAKAEA; from the coding sequence ATGATGAATGCGAGAGCCTGGCAGCGTATGCTTTCCGGCCGGCGGCTCGATCTGCTCGACCCCTCTCCGCTCGACGTCGAACTTTCCGACATCGCCCACGGCCTTGCTCGCGTGGCGCGCTGGAACGGCCAGACGTCGGGCGATCACGCCTTTTCCGTCGCCCAGCATAGCCTGATCGTCGAGGATATCTTCCGTCGGACCAACCGCTGCAATACGGACGAATGCTTGATGGCGCTCCTTCACGACGCCCCCGAATATGTCATCGGCGACATGATCTCACCGTTCAAAGCGGTCGTCGGCGGTGGTTACAAGTCCGTGGAAAAGCGCCTCGAAAGCGCCATACACCTGCGCTTCGGCTTGCCGCCTCATACGCCAAAGGAACTCAAGGAGCGGATCAAGAAGGCCGATCGCATTGCCGCCTATTTCGAGGCGACAGAGCTTGCCGGTTTCTCGGCGGAAGAGGCCCGCAAGTTCTTCGGCCAACCGCGCGGCATTACGCGGGAGACCCTGCTGATCGATCCGCTGCCGGCGGTCGAGGCGCAGCGGCTCTTCGCCGAACGGTTCAATTCTCTCGAAGGGGAGCGAACCATGGCAAAGGCAGAAGCCTGA
- a CDS encoding tyrosine phosphatase family protein translates to MTGIVVSPLARIAEMAVRHGCREMVSLLAKGQDFHRPAVIDRAKHLTIGVNDISFAGTGDLIAPQEEHVRRIIDFARNWDRTRPLLIHCWMGVSRSPAAALIAALAVEPDQDDATLAARLRHASPFATPNPRLVEIGDEALSRRGKLVAAVRSIGRGADADGNAPFMLTTRAESARHAD, encoded by the coding sequence ATGACCGGCATTGTCGTTTCGCCGCTTGCGCGCATCGCAGAAATGGCCGTTCGCCACGGTTGCCGCGAAATGGTGAGCCTGCTTGCCAAGGGGCAGGATTTTCACCGTCCCGCCGTCATCGACCGAGCCAAACACCTGACGATCGGTGTCAACGACATCAGCTTCGCGGGAACGGGCGACCTGATTGCGCCGCAGGAGGAACACGTCCGGCGGATTATTGATTTTGCCCGCAACTGGGACCGTACCCGACCGCTCCTCATCCATTGCTGGATGGGCGTTTCTCGCTCGCCGGCAGCGGCATTGATCGCGGCGCTGGCGGTCGAGCCGGACCAGGACGATGCCACGCTCGCAGCGCGCCTGCGCCACGCCTCGCCATTCGCGACACCCAACCCGCGACTGGTGGAGATCGGCGACGAGGCGCTGTCGCGAAGGGGCAAGCTCGTTGCTGCCGTACGGTCCATCGGCCGCGGCGCCGACGCCGATGGCAATGCGCCATTCATGCTCACCACTCGAGCGGAGAGCGCCCGGCATGCCGACTGA
- a CDS encoding NUDIX hydrolase → MPTDVPAVTVEIGLNAAIVAVVNRSPHILAVSEADGDARDSLPFGPFDPARHRTFETGLRDRVEKRIALRLGYIEQLYTFGDRGRQRLPGEEGKHMVSVGYLALTRTDAENNERLAEAGAHWRDWYGYLPWEDWRWGRPALLDQVILPALARWENSPPYDERSASAAQRRSRIRLAFGLDDFPWDEERVLERYELLYEAGLVREAVIDGHCRDLDNPAIGLAMRHDHRRIVATAVARLRGKIKYRPVVFELMPPEFTLTDLQATVEAISGRHLHKQNFRRLVEGAELVEPTGGTLASTGGRPAALFRFRRQILDERPAPGLKVGGR, encoded by the coding sequence ATGCCGACTGACGTGCCTGCAGTCACGGTCGAGATCGGCCTCAATGCGGCGATCGTCGCGGTGGTCAACCGCAGCCCGCATATCCTCGCCGTCAGCGAGGCAGATGGCGACGCGCGTGACAGCCTGCCCTTCGGTCCATTCGATCCGGCGCGTCACCGCACCTTCGAGACAGGGCTGCGCGACCGCGTCGAAAAACGCATCGCCCTCAGGCTTGGATATATCGAACAGCTCTACACCTTCGGCGACCGCGGTCGCCAGCGGTTGCCCGGCGAGGAAGGCAAGCACATGGTCTCCGTCGGTTATCTGGCGCTAACGCGCACCGACGCCGAGAACAACGAGCGGTTGGCCGAGGCCGGCGCCCATTGGCGAGACTGGTACGGCTATCTGCCGTGGGAGGATTGGCGGTGGGGGCGTCCCGCCCTCCTCGATCAGGTCATCCTGCCGGCGCTCGCTCGCTGGGAAAACAGTCCACCATATGACGAACGATCGGCTTCCGCCGCGCAGCGTCGCTCCCGCATTCGGCTCGCCTTCGGCCTTGACGATTTCCCCTGGGACGAGGAGCGCGTGCTCGAACGCTACGAGTTGCTTTACGAGGCCGGCCTTGTGCGTGAGGCGGTGATCGACGGGCATTGCCGCGATCTCGACAATCCGGCCATCGGCTTGGCGATGCGCCACGATCACCGTCGCATCGTCGCGACGGCCGTCGCCAGATTGCGCGGCAAGATCAAGTACCGGCCCGTCGTGTTCGAACTGATGCCACCGGAATTCACGCTAACCGATCTGCAGGCAACCGTCGAAGCGATCTCCGGCCGTCACTTGCACAAGCAGAACTTCCGACGTCTGGTTGAGGGGGCGGAACTCGTCGAGCCGACCGGCGGAACGCTCGCCTCCACAGGCGGGCGGCCGGCCGCGCTTTTCCGCTTCCGCCGCCAGATCCTCGACGAGCGGCCTGCGCCCGGCCTGAAAGTCGGCGGGCGATAA